Part of the Vicinamibacterales bacterium genome, CGCGGCGACGCGGTTTCTCCAACTGGACCGCTACGTCGAGGACCGGCTGCGCGGGCTCCTGCTAAAGCGGCACGGCTCTCGCTTGGCGCCCGGACGGGCAAACGCGTGGCGTCGTCCCTTCTTCGAGGCCTTGGGGCTCTGCCGGCTTCGGCGGCACCGTCCAGTATCCGGGGGCGGCGTAATGCCGCGCCCAGACCGACCACCCGAAAGCCGTGTGCGGGAAATCCGCACGCACGGTTTGAACGGGGGGCTTACCAACACCCGGCCGGCCCGTCCGGCTGGCTTCAAGTAGGATCTACCAGTGCGCCGGAAGGCTGAAGAGTACCGCAGAACACGCGAAGAGCTGGCTGACTGGCTTTACCTCACCGTGTTGTGGGGGACCAAATGGCGCGCCTACACACCCTGGGAGGAGCGAGGCCCTGTCCGGGAGAGCGCTCGAGGGTCAGGTCAGCACGAAAACTCTGATAGATACAGCCATCTAAACGCCAAGGGAGATCCCCCGACACTGCCGAGGTGGCAATAGGAGAGTGTTTGTGAATTCACCGGTTGCTGGCGGCGCCGGATTCATCGGCTCATCGATCGCCCAAGAGCTCTGTCAGGCGGGCCACGAGGTTACGGTCATAGACAACCTCGTGTCCGACCCTGGCGGAGGCGTTCAGTGAAAGTCCTTGTAACCGGCTCCCGCGGCTTCGTTGGGCAGAACCTATGCACCGAACTCGCCCGCCGCAAAGGTGTCGAGTTGGCCGAGTACGACGTGGACGATCCGCTCAAGACGCTCGATGACAGCCTTGCGGATGCGGACGTTGTCTTCCACCTAGCCGGCGTGAACCGACCTATGAGCCCAGACGAGTTCCGGGCTGTCAATGTCGATCTGACCGAAGAAGTGTGTCGAAAGCTGGCCGCCCTCGGACGCTGGCCAAAGGTCATCCTGGCGTCGTCGATTCAGGCGGCGTTCGACAATCCCTACGGCGTCAGCAAGCGCACCGCCGAAGAGGCGCTGGAGCGCTACGCCCAAGACGGCGGAGCGCCGGCAGTTGTCTATCGGCTGAAGAACCTCTTTGGCAAATGGTGCCGCCCGAACTACAACTCTGTGACCGCTACGTTCTGCCACAACATCGCAAACGACATCCCGATTCAGATCTCCGACTCGGCGAACCTCGTTGACCTGACGTACATTGACGAAGTCGTCTCCGCCTTCGTTGGCGAGCTGGACGACCGGACTCCTGGAATTCGGTTCGCCGCGCCACTCCCGTCTCGCCAGATCACGTTGGGCGACCTCGCAAGCCTCATCGGGAGCTTCCGCGACTCTCGTGACAGCCTGCTCTTGCCGGATTTCTCACAGTCATTCGTCCGCCAACTGTACGCAACCTACTTGTCTTACCTGCCGAGCGATCGATTCGCGTACAGCTTGAACATCAAGACCGACCAGCGCGGAAGCCTGGCTGAGTGCATCAAACAGCCGGCCTTCGGATTGTTCTTCGTGTCGCACACCAAACCCGGCATCACCCGCGGGAATCACTACCATCACACGAAGACGGAGAAGTTCATGGTCGTGTCGGGCGAGGCGATCATCCGGTTCCGGCATATCCTGAGCAGCCAGGTCACCGAGTACCGAGTCAGCGGCGACCAGTATCAAGTGGTGGACATCCCTCCCGGATACACTCACTCGATTGAGAATGTCGGCGACACCGACCTCGTAACGCTCTTTTGGGCCTGCGAGGTTTTCGACCCCAGCCGCCCCGACACGATCTTCTTGCCGGTTTCGAAATGAAAAGGCTCATGCCATGAAGGTTGTCACCGTCGTCGGAACCCGTCCGGAGATCATTAGGCTGTCAAGAGTGATGGCGGCACTTGATCGAGCCGTGGAGCACGTAATTGTCCACACGGGCCAAAACTACGACTACGAGCTGAATCAGGTCTTCTTCGAAGATCTCGAGATTCGAAGACCGGATCACTTCCTGAACGCCGCTGCAGAGAGTGTGTGCGGTACCGTGGGGCGACTGGTGGCGAAGGTCGATGACGTGCTGCTGGAGCTGAAGCCGGACGCGCTTCTGGTGCTTGGTGACACAAACAGTTGCCTTGCCGCCTATCCGGCGAAGCGAAGGAAGATTCCGGTTTTCCACATGGAAGCCGGCAATCGATGCTTCGACCAGCGGGTACCCGAGGAGATCAACCGACGGATTGTCGACCACATCTCCGACATCAACATGCCCTATAGCAGCATTTCTCGCGAGTACCTATTGCGCGAGGGGATTTCGCCAGACCGCGTCATCAAGACGGGAAGCCCGATGTTCGAGGTGCTGCACCACTACATGCCGAAGATCCTGGGAGCACCCGTCCTGGAGAGACTGGAGTTGGCGCCGCGAGACTTCTTCGTCGTGAGTGCGCACCGGGAGGAGAATATCGACTCCCCGGAGCAGTTCGCGAAACTTGTCCGGGTGCTCAACGGGTTAGCGGAGACCTTCGGGAAGCGCGTGATCCTGTCAACACACCCTCGCACGAGAAAGAGGATCGAGGCCACTGGGACGGTTCTCAATTCGAACGTCGAACTCATGAAACCCTTCGGCTTCTGCGACTACGTGAGGCTGCAGATGAACGCGAAGGCCGTTCTTTCCGACAGCGGCACGATCAGCGAGGAAAGCTCGATCTTGAACTTCCCTGCGTTGAACATCCGAAACGCTC contains:
- a CDS encoding NAD-dependent epimerase/dehydratase family protein → MNSPVAGGAGFIGSSIAQELCQAGHEVTVIDNLVSDPGGGVQ
- a CDS encoding NAD-dependent epimerase/dehydratase family protein, which translates into the protein MKVLVTGSRGFVGQNLCTELARRKGVELAEYDVDDPLKTLDDSLADADVVFHLAGVNRPMSPDEFRAVNVDLTEEVCRKLAALGRWPKVILASSIQAAFDNPYGVSKRTAEEALERYAQDGGAPAVVYRLKNLFGKWCRPNYNSVTATFCHNIANDIPIQISDSANLVDLTYIDEVVSAFVGELDDRTPGIRFAAPLPSRQITLGDLASLIGSFRDSRDSLLLPDFSQSFVRQLYATYLSYLPSDRFAYSLNIKTDQRGSLAECIKQPAFGLFFVSHTKPGITRGNHYHHTKTEKFMVVSGEAIIRFRHILSSQVTEYRVSGDQYQVVDIPPGYTHSIENVGDTDLVTLFWACEVFDPSRPDTIFLPVSK
- the wecB gene encoding UDP-N-acetylglucosamine 2-epimerase (non-hydrolyzing); the protein is MKVVTVVGTRPEIIRLSRVMAALDRAVEHVIVHTGQNYDYELNQVFFEDLEIRRPDHFLNAAAESVCGTVGRLVAKVDDVLLELKPDALLVLGDTNSCLAAYPAKRRKIPVFHMEAGNRCFDQRVPEEINRRIVDHISDINMPYSSISREYLLREGISPDRVIKTGSPMFEVLHHYMPKILGAPVLERLELAPRDFFVVSAHREENIDSPEQFAKLVRVLNGLAETFGKRVILSTHPRTRKRIEATGTVLNSNVELMKPFGFCDYVRLQMNAKAVLSDSGTISEESSILNFPALNIRNAHERPEGFEEASVMMVGLEWQRIHDALGILDTQLRGAERTLRPVTDYSVPNVSEKVVRIIVSYADYVNRTVWHKG